GTTCGCGCCCTCGCGACGCCAGGATTGGTACTAGCGACCATCGGGGTCAACATCACGTCCATGGCCATGCTGCTGTGGATTTTGCACCGCCGACTGGGTGGGTTGCCGTTGCTGGATTGGAACGGAACGATCGCGGCTCTGTGCGGCTGTAGCGCGATCGCAGCGGGAGCGAGCTGGGGGGCAAGTCAGCTGTGGGAACGCGTCCTCGGCAGCGAGCAGTGGTGGCTGCAAGCCCTGGAGCTGGGAGTTTGTGCGGGGCTAGCGATCGCGCTTTTCGGCATCCTCGTCTTACAACTACGGCTTCCGGAAATGCAGATTCTCACCGCGCGGCTGTCGCCAATACTGCAGCGTTTCAGTCGCCGTCGCTAGCAATCTGTCGAATGCATCATCGGCATTCTCGCTCAAGAAACCGAATAAGCCGAGGCGCGCCCCGCCCTCGAACAGCGGTACGCCGCGATCGACGCCCTGCCCGACTGGCTGAGCACTACCGCGCGATCGCCCGCATGGCTCTTGAAGACAACCCGCAGGTGCTTGTCGCCCTTGGTTTCTGCCTCCCGGCAACGCCCGCCGCGATCGCCGCGATCGAAGAATGCTTCCACCCGATTGCAATCGGCACGACCGCAGAAGATTGGATTAGGCTGTACGTACCTACCGCTGCCGAAGAAACGATGCTCGGACAACGCAACGCAGGCTACACCGCCAGTTGGGTCGCGCAAATTGCCGATATTCCCCAGCTCGAATGGGACGAACTCGCCGCTCCCCTGGCAACCCCCTTCCTGGAATGGGAGTGGCTGCACAACCTGGAAACCTCCGGTTGTGCAACCCCGCGCGAGGGTTGGCAGCCCGTCCATCTGGTCGTCCGCCGCGATCGCCAATTAGTGGCAGCGGCTCCGCTGTACGTCAAAGGCCATAGCTACGGCGAGTTTGTCTTCGACCACCAGTGGGCCGAACTTGCCTACCGACTCGGCGCGCGTTACTATCCCAAGCTCCTAGGCATGACGCCGTTCACCCCGGCTGTCGGCTACCGGTTCCTAATCGCACCTGGCGAAGACGAAGCCGCCCTGACCGCGCTGATCGTTGCAGAAATCGATCGCTTTTGCGATCGCGAGCAGCTCGGCGGCTGTCACTTTTTATTCGTCGATCCCGACTGGCGATCGCTGCTAGAAACCCTGGGCTTCAGCAGTTGGATGCACCACAGCTACATTTGGGGCAACAACAACTATCAAGGCTTTGACGACTACTTGCAAACCTTTAATGCCAATCAGCGTCGCAACATCAAAAAAGAGCGCAAGAAAGTGATGAATGCCGGGTTGCGCGTGGAGGCTCATGTCGGGGAAGAGATCCCACGCAGCTTTTATCCGCTAATTTATCGATTCTACAGCCACACCTGCGATCGGTTTTTCAGTTCGAGCAAATACCTGACGCGCCAGTTCTTCGAACAGCTCTATCCCAACTACCGCGATCGCGTTGTGACCTTCGTCGCCTACCCCGAAGACGAACCGCATCCCGTTGGGCTGTCTTTCTGCATCCGCAAGGGCGATCGCCTTTATGGGCGTTACTGGGGTTGCTTCGAAGACTACGATTGCCTGCACTTCGAAGCATGTTATTACAAGCCAATTGAATGGGGAATTGCACAGGGCATCAACTCCTTCGACCCCGGGGCGGGCGGCCGTCACAAACGGCGACGAGGCTTCCCGGCAACGCCCAACTTCAGCCTGCACCGCTTCACCGATCCGCGCATGGCGCAGATCCTGCAGCACTACATCGGCGAGATCGACGCCGCCGAGCAAGAGGCGATCGACGCCATCAACGACGAGCTACCCTTCAGCAAACGTGAAGTCGCCCTCGATCCAGAAGCACTTTCGGAACGGGCGCCATCGAAGTAAAAGCAATTCCCTAGAAAAACCAGAGCTGCTAAGTCTATTTCCTAAACCAGGTCGAGATCGTCAAAATGTCAAAATACTGAGGAGCAAAGCTTCCATATCCAGTATCAAGCAAGACTGATGGGAGTACTGGGACAATGTGGACATGGTACTTTTCGAGATTTTGAAAGAGAACTTTCCGAAGGGTACTTCGAACAATTGCCGGATTGAGGCGTCCCGGCGGCTGAAATAGCCTTGATGCCATGCCAACCTTCGGTCGCGGGCGAATTAATTGAGGTGCCCAGA
The sequence above is drawn from the Rubidibacter lacunae KORDI 51-2 genome and encodes:
- a CDS encoding GNAT family N-acetyltransferase; amino-acid sequence: MLGQRNAGYTASWVAQIADIPQLEWDELAAPLATPFLEWEWLHNLETSGCATPREGWQPVHLVVRRDRQLVAAAPLYVKGHSYGEFVFDHQWAELAYRLGARYYPKLLGMTPFTPAVGYRFLIAPGEDEAALTALIVAEIDRFCDREQLGGCHFLFVDPDWRSLLETLGFSSWMHHSYIWGNNNYQGFDDYLQTFNANQRRNIKKERKKVMNAGLRVEAHVGEEIPRSFYPLIYRFYSHTCDRFFSSSKYLTRQFFEQLYPNYRDRVVTFVAYPEDEPHPVGLSFCIRKGDRLYGRYWGCFEDYDCLHFEACYYKPIEWGIAQGINSFDPGAGGRHKRRRGFPATPNFSLHRFTDPRMAQILQHYIGEIDAAEQEAIDAINDELPFSKREVALDPEALSERAPSK